In Hymenobacter sublimis, a single genomic region encodes these proteins:
- a CDS encoding shikimate dehydrogenase family protein produces MPEFGLLGRSLRHSFSQTYFSQKFHNLELADHHYELFELATMDELPGLLHQHPNLRGLNVTIPYKEQVWPFLNEVAPSAARVGAVNVIEFREDGQLIGHNTDYVGFRESLRGFLPKAKLPEMRALILGSGGASKAVEVALRELNIGYWVVSRNALGAGLTYEELTPRLLQDHPLIVNTTPLGTTPNIEECPPIPYPYLTSQHYLYDLIYNPTETEFMKRGAAAGAQTKNGFEMLCLQAEAAWQIWNR; encoded by the coding sequence ATGCCTGAATTCGGACTTTTGGGTCGCTCCTTGCGCCACTCCTTCTCTCAGACCTACTTTTCCCAGAAATTTCACAATCTGGAGTTGGCTGATCATCACTACGAGCTGTTCGAGCTAGCTACGATGGATGAGCTGCCGGGCCTGTTGCACCAGCACCCCAACCTGCGCGGCCTCAACGTTACAATTCCGTACAAAGAGCAAGTATGGCCCTTCCTCAACGAGGTAGCGCCTTCCGCCGCGCGCGTGGGGGCCGTGAATGTCATTGAGTTCCGGGAGGACGGGCAGCTGATTGGGCACAACACCGACTATGTGGGCTTTCGGGAGTCGTTACGGGGCTTTTTGCCCAAGGCCAAACTGCCGGAGATGCGCGCCCTCATTCTGGGTAGCGGCGGCGCCTCCAAAGCCGTGGAAGTTGCCCTTCGGGAGCTAAACATCGGTTATTGGGTTGTGTCGCGCAACGCGTTAGGCGCAGGACTTACCTACGAGGAACTGACGCCGCGCCTGCTGCAGGATCATCCGCTGATTGTTAACACTACTCCTTTGGGTACCACGCCCAATATAGAAGAGTGCCCGCCCATTCCTTACCCCTACCTCACGTCTCAGCACTACCTCTACGACCTTATTTATAACCCCACCGAAACTGAATTCATGAAGCGCGGCGCTGCCGCCGGCGCCCAAACCAAAAACGGCTTTGAAATGCTCTGCCTCCAAGCCGAGGCCGCCTGGCAAATCTGGAATCGGTGA
- a CDS encoding DedA family protein, with protein sequence MEILKHLLDFILHLDKHLAEIIQDYGAWTYAILFLIIFVETGVVVLPFLPGDSLLFAAGSLAALPGSPLNVWAMMGLLILAAVLGDTLNYHIGDYLGPRVFRENSRFLKRAHLEKTQAFYQKHGAKTIILARFIPIIRTFAPFVAGVGTMSYTKFLSYNLVGAVLWVVLLTGAGYFFGQIPIVQKNFSLVVLAIIVLSVLPAVFEFVKARRPSGSRPVA encoded by the coding sequence ATGGAAATTCTGAAGCATCTGCTCGACTTTATTCTGCACCTTGACAAGCACCTGGCCGAGATAATTCAGGATTACGGGGCCTGGACTTACGCTATTCTTTTCCTCATCATCTTCGTGGAAACCGGGGTAGTGGTGCTGCCCTTCCTGCCCGGCGACTCCCTGCTATTCGCGGCCGGCTCGTTGGCAGCTCTGCCCGGCTCCCCGCTCAACGTGTGGGCCATGATGGGCCTGCTGATTCTGGCCGCCGTGCTGGGCGACACGCTCAACTACCACATCGGCGACTACCTCGGGCCGCGGGTGTTTCGGGAAAATTCCCGGTTTCTGAAGCGGGCCCACCTCGAAAAGACCCAGGCTTTCTACCAGAAGCACGGGGCCAAAACCATTATTCTGGCCCGCTTTATTCCTATCATTCGCACGTTTGCGCCGTTCGTGGCCGGGGTAGGCACCATGAGCTACACCAAGTTTCTGTCGTACAACCTGGTAGGGGCCGTGCTGTGGGTGGTGTTGCTCACGGGCGCCGGCTACTTTTTCGGGCAGATTCCGATTGTGCAGAAAAACTTCTCCCTGGTGGTGTTGGCCATCATTGTGCTGTCGGTGCTACCGGCTGTGTTTGAGTTCGTAAAAGCACGTCGCCCCAGTGGCAGCCGTCCGGTAGCGTAG
- a CDS encoding spermidine synthase yields the protein MNKLLTTLRYWVSYALPLSRRINSRYSGPLTVELHRGRKVLNAQYANYSYGPLQQILRYGLFIMAPNPTVPVLVLGMGGGSVIDTLRRERKHTGPITALELDPAIVELAATEFDIRPDAQLHIVCADAFAWLPTAPAAAYGLVIIDLFIDLTLPHQLSEAGFWQQLRRVLQPGGAVLLNTLVQAPLLIAGQPAPAYLTQQGFEVKDLEVEYNRLLILRG from the coding sequence ATGAACAAGCTCCTAACTACGTTACGCTACTGGGTAAGCTACGCCCTACCTCTTTCCCGCCGAATAAACTCGCGGTACAGCGGGCCGCTGACGGTAGAGTTGCACCGTGGCCGCAAGGTGCTGAACGCCCAATACGCTAATTACAGCTACGGCCCGCTCCAGCAAATTCTGCGCTACGGGCTGTTTATCATGGCTCCCAACCCCACGGTGCCAGTGCTGGTGCTGGGCATGGGCGGCGGCTCCGTCATCGATACGTTGCGGCGGGAACGGAAACACACCGGCCCCATCACGGCCCTAGAGCTGGACCCAGCCATTGTGGAACTAGCTGCCACCGAATTTGACATTCGCCCTGACGCCCAGCTGCACATTGTCTGCGCCGATGCGTTTGCGTGGCTGCCTACTGCCCCCGCGGCCGCTTACGGCTTGGTCATCATTGATCTATTCATTGATCTAACCTTGCCCCACCAACTCAGCGAGGCTGGTTTCTGGCAGCAGTTGCGGCGGGTGCTGCAACCCGGCGGCGCCGTGCTGCTCAACACCCTAGTGCAGGCTCCGCTTTTGATTGCCGGACAGCCGGCTCCCGCGTACCTAACCCAGCAGGGTTTCGAGGTGAAAGACCTGGAAGTGGAGTATAACCGTCTGCTGATCCTGCGGGGGTAG
- a CDS encoding TraB/GumN family protein, with the protein MHWLYKIALLSTLWLTFLGEGQAQPASSPRRSVAKVAAPPATPANALLWKVSGKGLAKPSYLYGTIHLICPQDLRISEPVKRAFASTRQLILELDMDSPTLLEDMKAGMKMNDGQTLHKLLSAADYARVSSYLKDKAGIPIAQVSMLKPFIVSSLLYSNLLGCAPASYETSFVKLAQEQHKEIQGLETVQEQLGFFDKIPYTVQSQLLADLVTREAEAQQEFQQLVTLYKAQKIEELRAVTSASAFSFPGYAEMLLDNRNQRWLATIAQQAAGQPTFFAVGAAHLGGPKGLLALLRQQGYQVQPVTR; encoded by the coding sequence ATGCACTGGCTCTATAAAATTGCTTTACTCAGCACGTTGTGGCTGACTTTCCTTGGTGAAGGGCAAGCCCAGCCTGCCAGTAGCCCGCGCCGCTCCGTTGCCAAAGTTGCGGCCCCGCCCGCTACGCCTGCCAATGCGCTGCTGTGGAAAGTTTCGGGCAAAGGCCTCGCCAAACCCTCCTACCTCTACGGCACCATTCATCTGATTTGTCCCCAGGACTTGCGCATAAGTGAGCCGGTCAAGCGGGCCTTCGCCAGCACTCGGCAACTCATACTGGAGCTGGACATGGATAGCCCTACGCTGCTTGAGGACATGAAAGCCGGCATGAAGATGAACGACGGCCAAACCCTGCACAAGCTGCTGTCGGCCGCCGATTACGCCCGCGTTAGTAGCTACCTCAAAGACAAGGCCGGCATTCCTATTGCCCAGGTCAGCATGCTCAAGCCCTTTATTGTCAGCTCTCTGCTTTACTCCAACCTGCTGGGTTGTGCCCCGGCTAGTTACGAAACCAGTTTCGTGAAGCTGGCCCAGGAGCAGCACAAGGAAATACAAGGGCTGGAAACGGTGCAGGAGCAGCTAGGCTTTTTCGACAAGATACCCTACACCGTACAAAGCCAGCTCCTGGCCGATCTGGTTACTCGCGAAGCGGAGGCCCAGCAGGAGTTTCAGCAGTTGGTTACGCTTTACAAGGCCCAGAAAATTGAGGAGCTGCGGGCCGTAACCAGCGCCAGCGCCTTTTCCTTCCCTGGCTACGCTGAAATGCTGCTCGACAACCGGAACCAGCGCTGGCTAGCTACCATTGCCCAGCAGGCTGCCGGCCAGCCCACATTCTTTGCCGTGGGAGCGGCCCACCTAGGCGGCCCCAAAGGACTCTTGGCCCTGCTGCGCCAGCAGGGCTACCAAGTACAACCCGTAACCCGCTGA
- a CDS encoding PQQ-dependent sugar dehydrogenase, with protein MNKHFSGSALSLLTLLGACSGPSKQEKAEAAATTPADTVATAATAVNLPQPYASKSTTKRSKVIGWPQGKMPTAPAGFVVTKYADGFESPRNTYVLPNGDVLVAESNTIPQDPKKKVVAALDLDPSRSLRATSANRITLLRDANKDGKPETRETFLAGLSQPFGMLVLDNYFYVANTNGVWRYPYQTGQTRITGQGQKIMNLPAGGYNNHWTRNLLAGPGGEKIYVSVGSASNVAEHGIKEEERRANILEINPDGSGEKVYAAGLRNPVGMDWAPGTQTLWSAVNERDELGDELVPDYLTSVKPGAFYGWPYAYFGQHEDPRRKGERPDLVQKTVVPEVPLGPHTASLGLAFYKGNAFPAQYRSGAFIGQHGSWNRSEFSGYKVVFVPFANGKPSGPMQDFLTGFVANAEEKEVYGRPVGVTVLPDGALLVADDAADTLWRVAAQ; from the coding sequence ATGAATAAACATTTTTCCGGCTCCGCCCTGAGCTTGCTGACGCTGTTGGGCGCCTGCAGCGGACCTTCCAAACAAGAAAAAGCGGAAGCCGCCGCTACTACCCCCGCCGACACCGTAGCTACGGCCGCTACGGCCGTTAATCTGCCTCAGCCCTACGCCAGTAAGTCTACCACCAAGCGTAGCAAAGTTATCGGCTGGCCCCAGGGCAAAATGCCCACCGCGCCGGCTGGCTTCGTGGTAACCAAATACGCCGATGGCTTCGAGAGTCCGCGCAATACCTACGTGCTGCCCAACGGCGACGTGCTGGTAGCGGAGTCGAACACCATTCCGCAAGACCCAAAAAAGAAGGTGGTGGCTGCCCTGGATCTGGACCCTTCCCGATCCTTGCGGGCCACCAGCGCCAACCGCATTACCCTGCTGCGCGACGCTAACAAGGACGGGAAGCCCGAAACCCGGGAAACGTTTTTGGCAGGTCTGAGCCAGCCTTTCGGTATGCTGGTGCTCGACAACTACTTCTACGTGGCGAATACCAACGGGGTGTGGCGCTACCCCTACCAAACTGGCCAAACCAGAATTACCGGCCAGGGCCAGAAAATTATGAACCTACCAGCCGGGGGCTATAACAACCACTGGACGCGCAACTTGCTGGCGGGCCCCGGTGGCGAGAAAATCTACGTGTCGGTGGGCTCCGCGTCCAACGTGGCGGAGCATGGCATCAAGGAAGAAGAGCGTCGGGCCAACATTTTGGAAATTAACCCCGACGGTAGCGGCGAGAAAGTGTACGCCGCGGGCCTGCGCAACCCCGTGGGCATGGATTGGGCCCCGGGCACCCAAACCCTATGGTCGGCCGTGAATGAGCGGGACGAGCTGGGTGACGAACTGGTGCCCGACTACCTAACCAGCGTGAAGCCGGGTGCCTTTTACGGGTGGCCCTACGCTTACTTCGGTCAGCACGAAGACCCCCGCCGCAAAGGAGAACGGCCCGATTTAGTGCAGAAAACTGTAGTGCCCGAAGTGCCCCTGGGCCCGCACACAGCTTCCCTAGGACTGGCCTTTTATAAGGGCAATGCCTTTCCGGCCCAATACCGCAGCGGGGCCTTTATTGGGCAGCACGGCTCCTGGAACCGCTCGGAGTTTTCGGGGTATAAAGTGGTGTTCGTGCCATTTGCTAACGGCAAACCCAGTGGCCCCATGCAAGATTTCCTGACTGGCTTCGTGGCCAATGCTGAGGAGAAGGAAGTGTATGGCCGCCCGGTAGGCGTAACGGTGCTGCCAGATGGGGCCCTGCTAGTAGCCGACGATGCGGCCGATACGCTCTGGCGCGTGGCCGCCCAGTAA
- a CDS encoding phosphosulfolactate synthase — MNYTLNQLPERTQKPREQGFTMVMDKGLSVREAEDFLEVGAAYTDIVKLGWATSYVNPNLKRKLAVYKEAGIPVYFGGTLFEAFIIRNQFDDYRRLLENFGMEYAEVSDGSIDLNHDKKLDFIRTLAQDVNVLSEVGSKDAEKIIPPYKWISQMKTELEAGAVKVIGEAREAGNVGLFRSTGEVRSGLVEEILTQIPFEKIIWEAPQKAQQVWFIKLLGANVNLGNIAPNEIISLETIRLGLRGDTFTDFLDMDNVDEMFKPEPKVAGKPGTSMPRG; from the coding sequence ATGAATTACACCCTCAACCAACTCCCCGAGCGCACCCAAAAACCCCGCGAGCAGGGCTTTACCATGGTCATGGACAAAGGCCTTAGCGTACGCGAAGCGGAGGACTTTCTGGAAGTAGGGGCCGCCTACACCGACATTGTGAAGCTGGGGTGGGCCACGTCCTACGTCAACCCCAACCTGAAGCGCAAGCTAGCAGTGTACAAGGAAGCCGGCATCCCGGTGTACTTCGGCGGAACCTTGTTTGAGGCCTTTATTATCCGGAACCAGTTCGATGATTACCGCCGGCTGCTAGAAAACTTTGGCATGGAGTACGCCGAAGTTTCCGATGGCTCCATTGACCTAAACCACGATAAGAAGCTGGATTTTATCCGCACGCTGGCCCAGGATGTAAACGTGCTGTCGGAGGTAGGCTCCAAGGATGCGGAGAAAATCATTCCGCCTTACAAGTGGATTTCGCAGATGAAAACCGAGCTGGAAGCCGGTGCCGTGAAGGTTATCGGGGAAGCGCGGGAGGCCGGCAACGTGGGCCTGTTCCGCAGCACTGGCGAGGTACGCTCCGGTCTGGTGGAGGAAATCCTGACCCAGATTCCCTTCGAGAAAATCATCTGGGAAGCTCCGCAGAAAGCCCAGCAGGTGTGGTTTATCAAGCTACTCGGCGCCAACGTAAACCTGGGCAACATCGCCCCCAACGAAATCATTAGCCTGGAAACCATCCGCCTGGGCCTACGCGGCGACACCTTCACCGACTTCCTGGACATGGACAACGTGGACGAAATGTTCAAGCCCGAGCCCAAGGTAGCCGGCAAGCCCGGCACCTCTATGCCCCGCGGCTAG
- a CDS encoding tetratricopeptide repeat protein, with translation MNENFEDREEVEATVRRFEQMVALNEPVFFDLADFENIIDHYTTTTQYEKALQACEAGIAQYPFSTELLIDRSQVLAMKGEYAAASSQIEDVALLDPDNPDVAVTRGIIATQKGEFAEAIAFFHQAAERAQDRDDIFFNLGLAYQSWQKFKSAAKYYKQSLRLNPDNDVAVQELLYCLEVSERLEKNLDFFRRFTDDDPYSAVAWYNLGQAYYRAGKLDEAISAFDYAILIDGKFYEAHGFLASVYVTQERYRAAISEFELSHPEGEPSPEALCNIGECHEKLAEWDLARRFYQRAIDLDPEMDEAWFGIGIVMNVQEKYFEAIHFFRKAVSLYEESVEYWLALAAAEYQIGNIVSSIEAYEKAVEVAPDNKDAWLNWSIILYEQGNFDGAIDLMRNAVEIQPMEAELHYRLCAYLLAGGRYREAYECLENALVLDFDKHRLLFDYFPELESQKALARLIDQYRK, from the coding sequence ATGAACGAGAATTTTGAGGATCGGGAAGAAGTAGAAGCTACCGTGCGCCGTTTTGAGCAGATGGTAGCCCTCAACGAACCCGTGTTTTTTGATTTGGCCGATTTTGAGAACATCATCGACCATTATACCACCACTACTCAGTACGAAAAAGCCCTGCAAGCCTGCGAAGCAGGTATTGCGCAATATCCTTTCAGTACCGAACTCCTGATTGACCGCTCCCAGGTGCTGGCCATGAAGGGCGAGTATGCCGCAGCTAGCAGCCAGATTGAGGACGTAGCACTGCTCGACCCTGACAACCCCGATGTGGCGGTGACCCGCGGCATCATTGCCACCCAAAAAGGCGAGTTTGCCGAGGCCATTGCCTTTTTCCACCAGGCCGCGGAACGCGCCCAGGACCGCGACGACATCTTCTTCAACCTGGGGCTAGCCTACCAGAGCTGGCAGAAGTTCAAGAGTGCTGCCAAGTACTACAAGCAAAGTCTGCGCCTGAACCCCGACAACGATGTAGCAGTGCAAGAGCTGCTGTATTGCCTGGAAGTGAGCGAGCGGCTGGAGAAAAACCTGGATTTCTTTCGCCGCTTCACTGATGACGACCCCTACTCAGCGGTGGCCTGGTACAACCTGGGCCAGGCCTACTACCGGGCGGGCAAGCTCGATGAAGCCATTAGTGCCTTTGACTATGCTATCCTGATTGACGGCAAGTTCTATGAGGCGCACGGGTTTCTAGCCAGCGTGTACGTCACGCAGGAGCGCTACCGCGCCGCCATTAGTGAGTTTGAACTGAGCCACCCCGAGGGAGAGCCCAGCCCGGAGGCTCTGTGCAACATTGGCGAGTGCCACGAGAAGCTGGCCGAATGGGACTTGGCCCGCCGGTTCTACCAGCGTGCCATCGACCTGGACCCCGAGATGGATGAAGCCTGGTTTGGTATCGGCATTGTGATGAACGTGCAGGAAAAGTACTTCGAGGCCATTCATTTCTTCCGCAAGGCCGTGAGTCTTTATGAGGAAAGCGTGGAGTACTGGCTGGCCCTGGCCGCCGCCGAGTACCAGATTGGCAATATCGTATCGTCTATCGAGGCCTATGAGAAGGCCGTGGAAGTAGCCCCCGATAACAAGGATGCGTGGCTGAACTGGAGCATCATCCTGTATGAGCAGGGCAACTTCGATGGGGCCATTGACCTGATGCGCAATGCCGTAGAAATTCAGCCCATGGAGGCTGAGTTGCATTACCGCCTGTGCGCCTACCTGCTAGCCGGCGGCCGGTACCGCGAAGCCTACGAGTGCCTGGAAAACGCCTTAGTACTCGACTTCGACAAGCACCGTTTGCTGTTCGATTACTTCCCGGAGCTGGAGTCGCAGAAGGCCCTGGCCCGCCTGATTGATCAGTATCGGAAATAG
- a CDS encoding NAD-dependent epimerase/dehydratase family protein, producing the protein MIFVTGGSGLVGSFVISALRQRGLSVRALYRQQPPALEFAEQVEWVEGDIRDGLGLRAALEGVTHVFHCAGLVSYAPQDEDLLQQINVEGAANLVDACLERPGIRLGFVSSVAALGGTVPGPEQPTAAGPLVLDENAKWDLGAEHNAYATSKYLGELEVWRGVSEGLQAVMINPSVILGPVDWDRSSTRLFRYAYNEHRFYTPGSINLVDVRDVVDILLRLTLDTNYSGQRYVVNAGALPLREFMTQAAACFNKRPPTVAVPDWAAETIWRLEHVRSLLTGARPLITKDTARAGRRVTEYRATKIEQALAFRFRPLADTISWCCAGLVQSSGVNR; encoded by the coding sequence ATGATTTTCGTCACTGGCGGCAGCGGCTTAGTAGGGAGCTTTGTAATCTCGGCGTTGCGGCAGCGCGGACTATCCGTACGGGCGCTTTACCGGCAGCAACCGCCTGCTCTGGAGTTTGCCGAGCAGGTAGAATGGGTAGAGGGCGACATCCGGGATGGGCTGGGGTTGCGGGCGGCTTTGGAAGGCGTTACGCACGTGTTTCATTGCGCAGGGCTGGTGTCCTACGCGCCCCAGGATGAGGACTTGCTGCAGCAGATAAACGTGGAGGGAGCCGCTAACCTCGTGGACGCGTGCCTGGAGCGCCCTGGTATTCGGTTAGGCTTCGTTTCGTCGGTAGCAGCGTTGGGCGGCACCGTGCCGGGGCCGGAGCAGCCGACGGCGGCCGGACCGCTGGTGCTCGATGAAAATGCCAAGTGGGATTTGGGCGCTGAGCACAACGCTTATGCTACCTCTAAATACTTAGGTGAGCTGGAAGTGTGGCGTGGCGTGTCAGAAGGGTTGCAGGCTGTAATGATTAACCCTTCGGTTATCCTCGGGCCGGTCGACTGGGACCGAAGCAGCACCCGCTTGTTTCGCTACGCCTACAATGAGCACCGATTCTATACGCCCGGCAGCATTAACCTGGTAGATGTGCGGGACGTGGTAGACATCTTGTTGCGCCTCACCCTTGACACGAACTACAGTGGTCAGCGCTACGTCGTAAATGCCGGCGCCCTACCCCTGCGCGAGTTCATGACCCAGGCTGCGGCCTGCTTTAACAAGCGTCCACCCACCGTAGCCGTACCCGACTGGGCCGCCGAAACCATTTGGCGCCTGGAGCACGTGCGGTCCTTGCTTACCGGGGCCCGTCCGCTCATTACCAAGGACACGGCCCGCGCCGGCCGTCGGGTCACCGAATACCGCGCCACTAAAATTGAGCAGGCCTTGGCGTTTCGCTTCCGGCCCTTGGCGGACACTATTAGTTGGTGCTGTGCCGGACTTGTGCAGAGTAGCGGAGTAAATAGATAA
- a CDS encoding tyrosine-protein phosphatase encodes MSFFQKLFGRPTPDDNTLPVTLAVLGADMHSHLLPGLDDGAETLEQSLVLLQQLQDLGYRKLVMTPHIMGDFYRNTPAGIRGALDVLRTAAVQANISGVELECAAEYYMDESLARKLEDDEELLSFGGEQRYVLFETSYINEPFNLQEIMFKLKAAGYRPVMAHPERYTYLYGRFEELVRIREEGVLMQVNLNSLTGYYSAGAKRVAEKLIDAGLVDMVGTDAHNLKHVDSIRSKVLLSEYLPKLLALPLLNSTL; translated from the coding sequence ATGTCTTTCTTTCAGAAATTATTCGGGCGCCCTACCCCGGACGACAATACGCTACCCGTTACGCTGGCCGTACTGGGCGCCGACATGCACTCCCACCTCCTGCCCGGCCTCGACGACGGAGCCGAAACCCTGGAACAGTCGCTGGTGCTGCTACAGCAGCTGCAGGACCTGGGCTATCGAAAGCTGGTGATGACTCCTCACATTATGGGGGACTTCTACCGGAATACGCCAGCCGGCATCCGGGGGGCACTGGACGTGTTGCGTACTGCTGCTGTTCAGGCAAACATTTCTGGGGTAGAGCTGGAGTGCGCGGCTGAATACTACATGGATGAGAGCCTGGCCCGCAAGCTGGAGGATGACGAAGAGCTGTTGAGCTTTGGGGGCGAGCAGCGCTACGTGCTGTTCGAGACGTCTTACATCAATGAGCCCTTCAACCTCCAGGAGATAATGTTCAAGCTGAAAGCCGCCGGCTACCGGCCCGTTATGGCGCACCCAGAGCGGTATACCTACCTGTATGGCCGGTTCGAAGAGCTGGTTCGAATTCGGGAGGAGGGCGTGCTGATGCAAGTGAATCTGAACTCCTTAACCGGTTACTACTCAGCCGGAGCCAAGCGTGTGGCCGAAAAGCTCATCGACGCGGGGCTAGTAGACATGGTAGGCACCGATGCTCATAACCTCAAGCACGTGGACAGCATTCGGAGCAAAGTGCTGCTAAGCGAGTACCTGCCCAAGTTGCTGGCTCTGCCCTTGCTGAATTCTACGCTGTAA
- a CDS encoding GumC family protein codes for MAAKEEADLEELIRNAGGEAEEEDEGGGLDLTTLLMVVRKSLPWMLLLILLGLTASWLFLRYTPPLYLSSSSIKIDEKTEAGLLGLEGIGAQAEKQQSINKLSGEVELIKSDIIYQRLKDSLDLAVNYYVQGTVLENELYRTSPFRVEYIATPEAVYNVKFGLKLLPGNRVRLQYEHNGQEGGGEYAFGQTIRALGFTLQIFPTNQYNAAALEPNYHFVINDEASLNAYLSKNLTVEIGNADANIIGISFTDHNPRKAHDIVNKIDSVYLVEKLARKQEQAARATRYINEQLGENRKDLQQAEENMQSFVKRNGTYDIKADVAMITTALEEQEKEREKLQEESDVLLELERLLAQRRLTNREDGDVFQSIPALGELKDEQLSQRIVELSDLQLDLERAELSYQPGATTALQLREQRIDNTKKIIRELLRRNQQLVRQQLLKMDAKRAELESRLRALPEKQTEQARLQRPLELYEKYNLNMMDKKIEFGISMAGTTADFQILSPATMPSAPISPVKLMVYAIGLAAGIILGLGLIAVRYLMHNTVTNIRELERATSSSVLGIIPTYDKEKMAVSKLVVDKNPKSAISESIRSIRTNLEFMASSKKKRLISITSTISGEGKTFVTVNLAGIIAASDQRVIILDLDMRKPKVNLAFDAENVKGVSTILIEKHTWQECVQHTSIPTLDFISAGPTPPNPSELILSNRFDELIQSLHESYDVVMIDTPPVGLVTDGILIMRKADVPIYIVRANYSKKAFLKNINKLMRVNGFTKLCTILNDAQGSGGYGYGYGYGYGYGYGQGYYEDTAPKGGLLSRLRKRNS; via the coding sequence ATGGCGGCGAAAGAAGAGGCTGATCTGGAAGAACTAATTCGGAATGCAGGCGGCGAAGCCGAGGAAGAGGACGAAGGCGGCGGGCTGGACCTGACCACTTTATTAATGGTAGTGCGCAAGAGCCTGCCCTGGATGCTCTTGCTCATTCTGCTGGGCCTGACTGCCTCCTGGTTGTTCCTGCGCTACACGCCGCCCCTATACTTGTCGTCTTCCTCCATCAAAATTGATGAGAAAACGGAAGCCGGCTTGCTAGGGCTGGAAGGCATTGGTGCGCAAGCTGAAAAGCAGCAAAGCATCAATAAGCTCTCCGGTGAGGTAGAGCTTATTAAGTCGGATATTATCTATCAGCGACTAAAAGACTCCCTGGACTTAGCCGTGAACTACTACGTTCAGGGCACCGTCCTGGAGAATGAGCTGTACCGTACCTCTCCGTTCCGCGTCGAGTACATTGCCACCCCCGAGGCAGTGTATAACGTGAAATTTGGGCTAAAGCTGCTACCGGGCAACCGGGTGCGGCTGCAATATGAGCACAACGGCCAGGAAGGCGGCGGAGAATACGCTTTTGGACAAACTATTCGCGCGCTGGGCTTTACCTTACAAATATTTCCTACCAATCAGTATAACGCGGCTGCTCTGGAGCCCAATTACCACTTTGTCATCAACGACGAAGCTAGTCTGAATGCTTATCTAAGCAAAAATTTGACGGTAGAAATCGGCAATGCCGATGCCAACATCATCGGTATTTCCTTCACGGACCACAACCCGCGCAAAGCTCACGACATTGTCAATAAGATTGATTCGGTTTACCTGGTAGAGAAGCTGGCCCGCAAGCAGGAACAAGCTGCTCGTGCCACGCGCTACATCAATGAGCAGCTGGGCGAAAATCGCAAGGATTTGCAGCAGGCAGAGGAGAACATGCAGTCCTTTGTGAAGCGCAACGGCACCTATGACATCAAGGCCGATGTAGCTATGATTACCACGGCTCTCGAAGAGCAGGAGAAAGAGCGAGAAAAGTTACAAGAAGAGTCTGATGTGCTTCTGGAACTAGAGCGTCTGTTGGCCCAGCGACGCTTAACCAACCGGGAGGACGGTGACGTTTTTCAGAGCATACCGGCCTTGGGCGAGCTGAAGGATGAACAACTTTCGCAGCGGATTGTAGAGCTCAGCGACTTGCAATTAGATTTAGAGCGAGCCGAGCTATCCTATCAGCCTGGCGCTACTACCGCTCTGCAGTTAAGAGAACAGCGGATAGATAACACCAAGAAGATAATTCGGGAGCTGCTGCGGCGTAATCAGCAACTGGTGCGGCAACAGCTGCTGAAAATGGATGCCAAACGGGCCGAGTTGGAGAGCCGACTACGGGCCCTACCTGAGAAGCAAACGGAGCAAGCCCGGCTTCAGCGTCCCCTTGAATTGTACGAGAAGTACAATTTGAACATGATGGATAAGAAGATTGAGTTTGGCATTTCCATGGCTGGTACTACCGCCGATTTCCAGATTCTGTCACCGGCTACCATGCCTTCAGCGCCAATTTCGCCAGTGAAGCTGATGGTGTACGCCATTGGCCTAGCGGCGGGTATTATTCTAGGCCTGGGTCTGATTGCCGTCCGGTACCTCATGCACAACACCGTAACCAACATTCGGGAGTTGGAGCGAGCTACTTCTTCCTCCGTACTAGGTATTATCCCAACGTACGATAAGGAGAAGATGGCCGTATCGAAGCTGGTAGTGGATAAAAATCCGAAATCGGCCATTTCCGAGTCCATACGTTCCATCCGAACCAACCTGGAGTTCATGGCTTCTTCTAAAAAGAAGCGCTTGATTTCCATTACGTCGACCATTAGCGGTGAGGGCAAAACCTTCGTGACGGTAAACCTAGCCGGCATTATTGCTGCTTCTGACCAGCGCGTAATCATCCTGGACCTGGATATGCGTAAGCCCAAGGTAAACCTGGCTTTTGATGCAGAAAACGTGAAAGGGGTAAGTACTATCCTGATTGAGAAGCACACGTGGCAGGAGTGCGTGCAGCATACCAGCATTCCAACCCTGGATTTTATTTCAGCTGGTCCTACCCCACCTAACCCTTCGGAGCTGATTCTAAGCAACCGTTTCGACGAGTTGATTCAAAGCCTGCACGAGTCTTATGACGTGGTGATGATTGATACCCCGCCCGTTGGCTTGGTAACGGATGGTATCCTGATTATGCGCAAGGCTGATGTGCCGATTTACATTGTGCGCGCCAACTACTCTAAAAAGGCCTTCCTGAAGAATATCAATAAGCTGATGCGGGTGAATGGCTTCACTAAGCTCTGCACCATTCTGAACGATGCTCAGGGCAGTGGCGGCTACGGCTACGGGTATGGGTACGGCTACGGCTATGGGTATGGCCAGGGCTACTACGAGGATACGGCCCCCAAAGGTGGCCTGCTGAGTCGGTTGCGGAAGCGGAATTCCTAA